The genome window AAACAATTATAGCAAAAGACACCGTCTTAATCCTCTCGAAGCGAGGCTTATTTCTGACCAAAACAAAATTAAAAGCCCTTGCGGAGCATCTTATTAGTCTTAATCCTCTCGAAGCGAGGCTTATTTCTGACGTATCGCTTCTTCAGAGAAAGAGCTCTAGCAACTAAGTCTTAATCCTCTCGAAGCGAGGCTTATTTCTGACAAAACTACTGATTGTTTCAGACGAGTATATCGTCTGGAAGTCTTAATCCTCTCGAAGCGAGGCTTATTTCTGACTCTCCGTGAGGAGGGTGATAAGCTCGCTGAGAAATTGGTCTTAATCCTCTCGAAGCGAGGCTTATTTCTGACGATTACACGGGATTTCTTTTCGAGGTTCCCGTGTATTAAGTCTTAATCCTCTCGAAGCGAGGCTTATTTCTGACGGGTAATGTAGTTTTTTGTTCACCTATTCCCGTTTTATTGTCTTAATCCTCTCGAAGCGAGGCTTATTTCTGACAAAAATTTTATCCCAGTTTTCAAGCTGGGAATTTTGTCTTAATCCTCTCGAAGCGAGGCTTATTTCTGACATGTACTACCAGTAATAGAAACATTTGAGGAAGAATACTGTCTTAATCCTCTCGAAGCGAGGCTTATTTCTGACTTAAAATAAACTAACGATACAATAGGGAATATGTTCTGTCTTAATCCTCTCGAAGCGAGGCTTATTTCTGACGGAAATAATGCCTTTACCTTCAGACGCAGTTGAGAGATGTCTTAATCCTCTCGAAGCGAGGCTTATTTCTGACCATTGCTACAACGAAAAGTACGGAGAAGAAATAACTAGTCTTAATCCTCTCGAAGCGAGGCTTATTTCTGACTCCTGCCTTTTGTATACCTTTATTCATGCGGGTTTTCAAGGCCAAAATAAGGCACCCCCCTGATTTTTGGCCTCCGTGTAGTTTTTACCCACTCTGATTTTTTAGAAAAAAAGCTTAAACCATTGAAATAATTGATTAAAGCTGATGTCTCGGTGGATTTTGCTCAACTTTTAGGTTAAACTCTTGATTTTATTGTACATATTGATTTTTACTCTGAAATAAATTTGTTGTCCAAAATCCACCTCAGTTTTTTTTAGTTAACTATCTGAAATAAAAGACTTTTATTTGTCTGTTTCCCAATATCAATTGTCAAAGAACAAAATTAAAGCAAAATTTAAAAATATTTTGTATTAAGTTTATCTGCTGCCCAGGTTAAATCAATTTTGGAATTATTTTCTGTTATTAATTTGAAGCAAACATTAAAACTTCCTGTATAAATTCCTATAATTTCGTGATTTTTTCCATTGTCTTTTAAAAAAAAGCCATTTTTCTTTAATCCTTTTTGCTGGCTATAATCTTGAGAAATTATTTGACTTATCCATAAATTTTCTTCCCAGACTTTTTGAACAAATTTTTTAAAACCGCCTGGATAATGATGATCATTTCCAAAAGAAGGGCTTTTTCTAAAATTAGAATCTTTAAGTCCTATTGGTTTTTGGGGATTTAAAATTCTAAAAGCTGTAAGAAAAACATTTCCTATAGGACTTAAAGCAATGGTTCTTTTTCCTTCAATTTTTTCTTCTTCTAAAAAAACTTTTAACTTATCATCTATAATTTCATCATCTTCAAGATAAACAAGGTTTCCATCTTCAAGTGAGCGAAAAATTGAAGCATAATCACCAATTAATGAATAATCTAAAGATACAGGCATGGGAGGAAATTTTATAATTTTATTAAAAAACTCATGTTTGTAAAAAACCGGAATATTGAGTGCCTGACCAATAACAACAGCAATTGCAATTTGAGCTTTATATCCGCCTGTGGCATCAATTGCTATATTTTCGCTTCCAAAATTTCTTATATATTTACCAATTTCAGTTACAAGGTTTGCAAGCCCTTTGGTTTGAAAAACAAGAGGGTCATTGGTTTGCAGCCCATTAATAATTTTAAATTCTGTTTTTCTTAAATTTGTATTTTTAAGCTTTGAAAAATACTCGCTTAAAACAATTCCTGTGTTTTTTCCGTCGTCTGTATCTGAAACAAGAAATACTAAATGCTCAGGTTCAATTATTTTTGAGTTTATAATTTCTGTAATTGTATTTATTTCTGCTCCGCAAATCCGATCTGTGCCTTCAAGTTTTAAAAGTTCAGATGCAAGTTTTTTAAAATTATTTGATACAAATGCAGCTGTTATTTCTTTTTCATTTGAAAGCTCAGTTGTTTTTGTGCCTTTTGCTAGTGGTTCAAGGTTTGACTTGAAAAGGCTTGTTCCTGTTGTTGATAATAGAATTAGTTTATTCATTTGAATTTAAAAGTATCCCTTCAAAATAAATGTAAATGTCTTCAAGCTCTTCAATAAGTTTATCAGCCGTTTTTATATCTGCTGCATGGTTTAAGTCATTTCTATTTTGACTGATCAGATTTGAGTTTGCTCTGAATTTTTTATCAAAATCAAATTTTACTCCAAAATCAACCATTTTTTGAGTAAACTCTTCGTTTTCAAGAGATATTGGAAGCCAGGAACTTTTGTCTGTTTTTTTATTCATAATGTAGTGGAGTGCTTTTGATGCTAAATCCCGATTTTTCAAATCCGAAGGATCTTTTGATGCAACTATTATCATCTTTGTAAAAATAAGTTCCAGAAGCATTGTATATCCCTGCTGAACAAGTCCGTGATCCATGCACCACTTAACAGCTGATAATCCGTTTTTAATTCTGTCATCTCCAAACCCGGAAACTGATTTTTCAATATGTTTTAAAAGAGGTTTAAATGCAGGAATAAGATTTTCATTCTCTAGTAAACTAAGATTTTGTTTGATTTTTACAGCACTTTCAGTAATCGAGTTTTTTGATTTTCTGTTTGTTCTTATATTTTTTGAAAAAGCATCCAGATTTTTTGATAAATTGTTTAATGTAGTAAGGTTTTTATTGCTTCCTTTTGCCTGTTTTAGAAGCGGGGACAATGTTGATGCTGCTAGCACCTTAATTTTTGAAGCATCCCCTGATTTTGTAAATCTTTCAATTGCAGATGACCAGTCTAAAAGAGTGTCAAAAGCTGTAAGCTCAAAAATTGGAACAAATCTTTTTTTCAGTTCCATCTCTTTAACTACTGGAATATTCCCTAAAGCTTCCATTGCACCATAATAAATCCCTGAAAGGGATACATTTTTCAAAACCTTTGCATAATTTAAAATAACAATTGCAAGCATTGGAATTGATCTGAAAGCATGGGTAATGTCAAAAATAATTTCATCTCCGTTTTCAAGCTCATCAAAAACCTTTTCAA of Desulforegulaceae bacterium contains these proteins:
- a CDS encoding putative CRISPR-associated protein, giving the protein MNKLILLSTTGTSLFKSNLEPLAKGTKTTELSNEKEITAAFVSNNFKKLASELLKLEGTDRICGAEINTITEIINSKIIEPEHLVFLVSDTDDGKNTGIVLSEYFSKLKNTNLRKTEFKIINGLQTNDPLVFQTKGLANLVTEIGKYIRNFGSENIAIDATGGYKAQIAIAVVIGQALNIPVFYKHEFFNKIIKFPPMPVSLDYSLIGDYASIFRSLEDGNLVYLEDDEIIDDKLKVFLEEEKIEGKRTIALSPIGNVFLTAFRILNPQKPIGLKDSNFRKSPSFGNDHHYPGGFKKFVQKVWEENLWISQIISQDYSQQKGLKKNGFFLKDNGKNHEIIGIYTGSFNVCFKLITENNSKIDLTWAADKLNTKYF
- the csx2 gene encoding TIGR02221 family CRISPR-associated protein; the protein is EKVFDELENGDEIIFDITHAFRSIPMLAIVILNYAKVLKNVSLSGIYYGAMEALGNIPVVKEMELKKRFVPIFELTAFDTLLDWSSAIERFTKSGDASKIKVLAASTLSPLLKQAKGSNKNLTTLNNLSKNLDAFSKNIRTNRKSKNSITESAVKIKQNLSLLENENLIPAFKPLLKHIEKSVSGFGDDRIKNGLSAVKWCMDHGLVQQGYTMLLELIFTKMIIVASKDPSDLKNRDLASKALHYIMNKKTDKSSWLPISLENEEFTQKMVDFGVKFDFDKKFRANSNLISQNRNDLNHAADIKTADKLIEELEDIYIYFEGILLNSNE